Proteins from one Chroococcidiopsis sp. CCMEE 29 genomic window:
- a CDS encoding ADP-ribosylglycohydrolase family protein yields MRYSLGSRFRGTLLGAAIGEKIEKASSFRQRLSSQEQPLAQSLEQQNLPVSSESQLVRLTIQGTKSLIRQGKFNLNDWQDALATNSGSVFQTSPSEQKVINEISTTAIITTLPIALFYHENEIKLRQNLQLALGAVGQDDPESWDGALAVGYAIAQSLKEKLYLADLIPQIISFLGESQTHTRQKLKHVKTLLEQNVGLEQAATELSQDVQPSSAIALAFYCFLSTLEDFRLSTIRAACKSVQPRLTSAITGALSGAYNSTSGIPASVRLELFRTDTQLAGSGMTAETEMLELSDSLVAVWSGVYDQANHEAELTQIAAIAAPRTIRLR; encoded by the coding sequence ATGCGTTACTCACTCGGCAGTCGATTTCGCGGCACCTTATTAGGGGCAGCAATAGGGGAGAAGATAGAGAAAGCAAGCAGCTTTAGGCAGCGCTTATCCTCCCAAGAACAGCCGTTAGCTCAGAGTTTAGAACAACAAAATTTGCCTGTCAGCTCAGAATCTCAATTAGTAAGGCTGACAATTCAGGGAACAAAAAGCTTAATCAGACAGGGGAAATTTAATTTAAACGATTGGCAAGATGCGTTGGCAACCAACTCTGGAAGCGTCTTTCAGACATCCCCCAGCGAGCAAAAAGTAATTAATGAAATCTCTACAACAGCCATAATTACTACGCTGCCAATTGCTCTATTTTACCACGAAAATGAAATTAAACTGCGACAAAACTTGCAACTTGCCCTAGGAGCAGTTGGGCAAGACGATCCAGAGAGTTGGGATGGTGCTTTAGCAGTCGGATATGCGATCGCTCAGTCTCTCAAAGAAAAACTCTACTTAGCTGACTTAATACCTCAAATTATTTCCTTCCTCGGAGAGTCACAGACTCATACACGACAAAAGCTGAAACATGTCAAGACATTGCTAGAGCAAAATGTGGGGTTGGAACAAGCTGCAACAGAACTAAGTCAAGATGTTCAGCCTAGTAGCGCCATCGCTTTAGCATTTTACTGCTTCTTAAGTACCCTGGAAGACTTTCGCCTCTCAACTATACGGGCGGCGTGTAAAAGTGTTCAGCCACGACTTACCAGTGCCATTACTGGTGCTTTGTCAGGAGCATATAACAGCACATCTGGTATTCCAGCTTCAGTGCGACTGGAGTTATTCCGAACTGATACCCAACTGGCAGGATCGGGAATGACTGCTGAAACAGAGATGTTAGAATTATCAGACTCACTCGTTGCAGTTTGGTCAGGAGTATATGACCAGGCAAACCATGAAGCTGAGTTAACCCAGATAGCTGCGATCGCTGCACCTCGCACTATTCGGTTGCGTTGA
- the aroQ gene encoding type II 3-dehydroquinate dehydratase, whose amino-acid sequence MLSAQLPLVSVLVLHGPNLNLLGQREPGIYGSVTLGEINSLLKAEGQKLQVKVSTVQSNHEGVLVDAIHAARGESQGILINAGAYTHTSVAIRDALAAVNIPTVEVHLSNIYQREAFRHHSYIAAVAIGQISGFGAESYRLGLQALVHYLRNVKIS is encoded by the coding sequence GTGCTGTCTGCACAACTGCCACTTGTTAGCGTTTTAGTACTGCACGGACCAAACTTAAATCTACTGGGACAGCGAGAACCAGGGATTTACGGTTCGGTAACATTAGGTGAGATCAACAGCCTGCTAAAAGCGGAAGGACAGAAGCTACAGGTTAAAGTTTCTACTGTGCAGTCTAATCATGAGGGTGTTTTAGTGGATGCTATTCATGCAGCTAGGGGGGAATCCCAGGGGATTTTAATTAATGCTGGTGCTTATACTCATACGAGTGTGGCAATTCGAGATGCGCTCGCAGCAGTTAATATCCCCACAGTCGAAGTTCATCTAAGCAACATTTACCAACGGGAAGCTTTCCGACATCACTCCTACATTGCAGCAGTAGCGATCGGTCAAATTAGTGGCTTTGGTGCAGAAAGTTACCGACTCGGATTGCAGGCATTAGTTCATTATCTGAGAAATGTTAAGATAAGCTAA